Proteins from a genomic interval of Gluconacetobacter diazotrophicus PA1 5:
- a CDS encoding trypsin-like peptidase domain-containing protein codes for MSDELQPMSSLRARRMRGGILAALVAGTMLGGVAADGLVPVARADDTGVIRPDTQVQTLPNFVNLVKQVRPAVVSITSSIRAEDLGDEGGGGAEGQQQMPFPFPFPFQMMPQQQRRTVEARGSGFIISADGYVVTNNHVVKGATKVTVTLDDGTTLPAKIVGRDSKTDLALLKVTSQGKLRFIELGDSDKVEPGEWVVAVGNPYGLGGTVTAGIVSARGRDIGDGPYDSFIQVDAPINRGNSGGPLFTQDGKVVGVNTAILSPSGGSIGIGFAIPSDVVKNVVYQLQKTGHVTRGYLGVVAQVITPAMATALGLKPAAPGAPPSGALVASVSNGSPAEKAGIKAGDVITTLNGQKIDSPHDLAVKVASIVPGSKAAVNYMRGTAAQSTTVTIANLSGAPSPDGAVGDRNDGGPRLGVSLSPLTSDLRQQLGLDGSVRGVVVSDVQSGSAAEQAGIHAGDVIQAVGNKPVENPGATVTAVRAALKSNQSVLLRILRNGQNIFVAVTPGSDEGDSGNGNSDPDGND; via the coding sequence ATGTCTGACGAGCTTCAGCCGATGTCTTCTCTCCGCGCCCGCCGGATGCGGGGCGGAATCCTGGCCGCGCTGGTTGCGGGAACCATGCTGGGGGGCGTGGCCGCCGACGGGCTGGTCCCCGTGGCGCGGGCCGACGATACCGGGGTGATCCGTCCCGACACGCAGGTCCAGACCCTGCCGAACTTCGTCAACCTGGTGAAGCAGGTCCGGCCCGCCGTGGTGTCGATCACCTCCAGCATCCGTGCCGAGGACCTGGGGGACGAAGGCGGCGGCGGCGCCGAGGGGCAGCAGCAGATGCCCTTCCCGTTCCCCTTCCCGTTCCAGATGATGCCGCAGCAGCAGCGCCGCACGGTCGAGGCGCGGGGATCGGGCTTCATCATCTCGGCCGACGGCTATGTCGTGACCAACAACCATGTGGTCAAGGGCGCGACCAAGGTCACGGTGACGCTGGATGACGGCACCACCCTGCCGGCCAAGATCGTCGGCCGCGATTCCAAGACCGACCTCGCGCTGCTGAAGGTCACGTCGCAGGGCAAGCTGCGCTTCATCGAACTGGGCGATTCCGACAAGGTCGAGCCCGGGGAATGGGTGGTCGCGGTCGGCAATCCCTACGGGCTGGGCGGCACGGTCACCGCCGGCATCGTTTCGGCGCGCGGGCGTGACATCGGCGACGGGCCGTACGATTCGTTCATCCAGGTCGATGCCCCGATCAATCGCGGCAATTCCGGCGGCCCGCTCTTCACCCAGGACGGCAAGGTCGTGGGCGTCAATACCGCCATCCTCTCGCCCTCGGGCGGGTCGATCGGCATCGGCTTCGCCATCCCGTCCGACGTGGTGAAGAACGTCGTCTACCAGTTGCAGAAGACCGGGCACGTCACCCGGGGTTACCTCGGCGTGGTCGCGCAGGTGATCACGCCCGCGATGGCCACGGCGCTGGGCCTGAAGCCCGCGGCGCCCGGCGCGCCGCCCAGCGGCGCCCTGGTCGCCAGTGTCAGCAACGGCAGCCCGGCCGAAAAGGCGGGGATCAAGGCCGGGGACGTGATCACCACCCTGAACGGGCAGAAGATCGACAGCCCGCATGATCTGGCGGTCAAGGTGGCCTCGATCGTGCCGGGCAGCAAGGCGGCGGTGAACTATATGCGCGGCACGGCCGCGCAGAGCACGACGGTCACGATCGCCAACCTCTCCGGCGCTCCGTCGCCCGACGGCGCGGTCGGGGACAGGAACGACGGCGGTCCGCGCCTGGGCGTCTCGCTGTCGCCCCTGACGTCGGACCTGCGCCAGCAACTGGGCCTGGACGGGTCGGTGCGCGGCGTCGTCGTCAGCGACGTCCAGTCGGGTTCGGCGGCGGAACAGGCCGGAATCCACGCGGGCGACGTGATCCAGGCGGTGGGCAACAAGCCGGTGGAAAACCCCGGCGCTACCGTCACCGCCGTCCGCGCGGCGCTGAAATCCAACCAGTCGGTCCTGCTGCGCATCCTGCGCAACGGGCAGAACATCTTCGTCGCCGTCACGCCGGGCTCGGATGAGGGCGACAGCGGCAACGGCAACAGCGACCCCGACGGCAACGACTGA
- a CDS encoding threonine aldolase family protein: MVEQIRKNFSSDNVVPACPAVMSALMAANEGAAPAYGADAWTARLQQVAADVFQHAVQVFPVTTGTAANALALAAITPPYGAVLCDESAHIVQSECGAPDFYTGGARLLTIPSEDGRMDPAALSYVLDRHPASNVQDNLPTTLSLTQATEWGTVYDPARIADLTARARARGLAVHLDGARLANAIVHLGCTPAEATWKAGIDVLALGATKNGAMAAEAVIIFDPARAEQFARRRKRGGHGWSKQRFLSAQLLACLEDDLWLNNARQANAMAHRLAGGLFRHPGARLVYETQANEIFVMLPDRAIAHLRAAGFVFRDWPTPLGVEGTVVRLVTSYYTRVADVDAFLATWRK; the protein is encoded by the coding sequence GTGGTAGAGCAGATACGCAAAAATTTCAGCAGCGACAACGTCGTTCCGGCCTGCCCTGCCGTGATGTCCGCCCTGATGGCGGCCAACGAGGGCGCCGCCCCCGCCTACGGCGCCGACGCCTGGACCGCGCGCCTGCAGCAGGTGGCGGCGGATGTCTTCCAGCACGCGGTCCAGGTCTTTCCCGTCACCACCGGCACGGCGGCGAACGCGCTGGCGCTGGCGGCGATAACCCCACCCTATGGCGCGGTCCTGTGCGACGAGAGCGCGCATATCGTCCAGTCCGAATGCGGGGCGCCCGATTTCTATACCGGCGGCGCGCGGCTGCTGACGATCCCGTCCGAAGACGGGCGCATGGACCCCGCTGCCCTGTCCTATGTGCTGGACCGCCACCCGGCTTCCAACGTGCAGGACAACCTGCCGACGACGCTGAGCCTGACGCAGGCCACGGAATGGGGCACCGTCTACGACCCGGCGCGGATCGCGGACCTGACGGCGCGGGCGCGCGCCCGGGGCCTGGCGGTGCATCTGGACGGCGCACGGCTGGCCAACGCCATCGTCCATCTGGGATGCACGCCCGCCGAGGCGACATGGAAGGCCGGGATCGACGTGCTGGCGCTGGGCGCGACCAAGAACGGCGCGATGGCGGCCGAAGCCGTGATCATCTTCGACCCCGCGCGGGCCGAGCAGTTCGCCCGGCGCCGCAAGCGCGGCGGCCATGGCTGGTCCAAGCAGCGCTTCCTCAGCGCACAGTTGCTGGCCTGCCTGGAAGACGATCTGTGGCTGAACAACGCGCGGCAGGCCAACGCCATGGCGCACCGGCTGGCAGGCGGCCTGTTCCGCCACCCCGGCGCCCGCCTGGTCTATGAAACCCAGGCCAACGAGATCTTCGTCATGCTGCCCGACCGGGCGATCGCGCACCTGCGCGCGGCAGGGTTCGTCTTCCGCGACTGGCCCACCCCGCTGGGCGTGGAGGGGACCGTCGTGCGGCTGGTCACCAGTTATTATACGCGCGTGGCGGATGTTGACGCGTTCCTGGCGACCTGGCGGAAGTAA
- the folD gene encoding bifunctional methylenetetrahydrofolate dehydrogenase/methenyltetrahydrofolate cyclohydrolase FolD: MTDRTTDPVPAEPAPVRHPTARLIDGKAFAANLTQTIARDVQSFHDRYRVTPGLAVVLVGNDPASEVYVRNKALQTHRAGMRSFMHMLPATTSQAELLALIGRLNADPEIHGILVQLPLPAGLDPVAVTNAILPDKDVDGLGEVNAGRLALGQPGIVPCTPLGCLMLLKSELGDLRGLHAVIIGASNLVGRPMARLLLAEGCTVTVGHIDTRDPAALARQGDILVVATGCHGLVRGDWIKPGAAVIDVGITRISLPSGKTRLVGDVAFDEAVTRAGCITPVPGGVGPMTIACLLNNTLAAARRIVGATDAA, from the coding sequence ATGACCGATCGAACGACCGATCCCGTGCCTGCCGAACCCGCGCCGGTTCGCCATCCCACCGCGCGCCTGATCGACGGCAAGGCGTTCGCGGCGAACCTGACGCAGACGATCGCACGGGACGTGCAATCATTCCATGATCGTTATCGCGTCACCCCCGGGCTGGCGGTGGTGCTGGTCGGTAACGATCCCGCCAGCGAGGTCTATGTCCGCAACAAGGCGTTGCAGACCCATCGCGCGGGCATGCGCTCGTTCATGCACATGCTGCCCGCCACCACGTCGCAGGCCGAGCTTCTGGCGCTGATCGGACGCCTGAACGCCGATCCGGAAATCCACGGCATCCTGGTGCAGTTGCCGCTGCCCGCCGGTCTGGACCCCGTCGCCGTGACCAATGCCATCCTGCCGGACAAGGATGTGGACGGGCTGGGCGAGGTCAATGCCGGCCGCCTGGCGCTGGGCCAGCCGGGGATCGTGCCGTGCACGCCGCTGGGCTGCCTGATGCTGCTGAAGTCGGAACTGGGCGATCTGCGCGGACTGCACGCGGTCATCATCGGCGCGTCCAACCTGGTCGGCCGGCCGATGGCCCGGCTGCTGCTGGCCGAGGGCTGCACGGTGACGGTCGGGCATATCGACACGCGCGACCCCGCGGCGCTGGCGCGGCAGGGGGATATCCTGGTGGTGGCCACCGGCTGCCACGGGCTGGTGCGCGGCGACTGGATCAAGCCGGGCGCCGCCGTGATCGACGTGGGCATCACCCGCATATCGCTGCCCAGCGGCAAGACGCGCCTGGTCGGCGACGTCGCGTTCGACGAGGCCGTGACCCGTGCGGGATGCATCACCCCGGTGCCGGGCGGCGTCGGGCCGATGACCATCGCCTGCCTGCTGAACAACACCCTGGCGGCGGCGCGTCGCATCGTCGGCGCGACGGACGCGGCATGA
- a CDS encoding methylenetetrahydrofolate reductase → MTRISVELIPRDAEALLRDAAEVRQHFPLADTLNVPSLMRFPLRGWDAVPLLRPVLPRIVPHIRAIDVDPAGPLPGVDVPGLEEVLVVQGDPPADLGHRTFPNSSESVIRRYRREAPHLRVYAAFDPYRRAPYHELDAVARKKDAGATGFFTQPVFDPRMLDLCMEWLAGEAVFWGLSPVIGPKSRSYWETTNHVVFPRDFEPTIEANIAFACRAIRTVRDAGGHVYLMPLRVKLERYLAPIQQELG, encoded by the coding sequence ATGACCCGGATTTCGGTCGAACTGATCCCCCGCGACGCCGAAGCCCTGCTGCGCGACGCGGCCGAGGTCCGGCAGCATTTCCCGCTGGCCGACACGCTGAACGTCCCCAGCCTGATGCGCTTCCCGCTGCGGGGCTGGGACGCGGTGCCGCTGCTGCGGCCGGTGCTGCCGCGAATCGTGCCGCATATCCGCGCCATCGACGTCGATCCCGCCGGCCCGCTGCCGGGCGTGGATGTCCCGGGCCTGGAGGAAGTGCTGGTGGTCCAGGGCGATCCGCCCGCCGATCTGGGGCACCGCACCTTTCCCAATTCGTCGGAAAGCGTGATCCGCCGCTATCGGCGCGAGGCCCCGCATCTGCGGGTCTATGCCGCCTTCGACCCCTACCGCCGCGCGCCGTATCACGAACTGGACGCCGTGGCGCGCAAGAAGGATGCCGGCGCGACGGGCTTCTTCACCCAGCCGGTGTTCGATCCGCGCATGCTGGACCTGTGCATGGAGTGGCTGGCGGGCGAGGCCGTGTTCTGGGGCCTGTCGCCGGTCATCGGCCCCAAGTCGCGCTCGTACTGGGAAACGACCAATCATGTCGTCTTCCCCCGCGATTTCGAGCCGACGATCGAGGCGAACATCGCCTTCGCCTGCCGGGCGATCCGCACGGTGCGCGACGCGGGCGGCCACGTCTACCTGATGCCGCTGCGCGTGAAGCTGGAGCGGTATCTGGCGCCGATCCAGCAGGAACTGGGCTGA